One segment of Poecile atricapillus isolate bPoeAtr1 chromosome 5, bPoeAtr1.hap1, whole genome shotgun sequence DNA contains the following:
- the UMPS gene encoding uridine 5'-monophosphate synthase gives MAAGRVGAVAAALSGAGALRFGHFVLKSGRSSPVYIDLRGLVSHPSLLRQVAGLLFQAAQDAGVEYDCVCGVPYTALPLATIICSENQVPMLIRRKEGKDYGTKRMVEGTINPGETCLIIEDVVTSGSSVLETAEALQKEGLKVTDAIVLLDREQGGKARLEEHGIRLHSVCTLSEVLEILQQQGKVAAEMVEKVKKFIEGNVFEAVVQNGAAPVKRLCKELSFSTRAQLPGVHPIAARLLMLMEKKQTNLCLSADVTSPKELLQLAATLGPSICILKTHIDILNDFTQDVVKELRTLADQHEFLIFEDRKFADIGNTVKHQYEGGVFRIASWADIINAHVVPGSGVVKGLKEVGLPLHRGCLLVAEMSSQGSLATGEYTKAAVQMAEDNSDFVFGFICGSRVSNKPEFLHLTPGVQLQTGGDNLGQKYLSPKEVIGERGSDIIIVGRGILAASDRLQEAEKYRKAAWESYMSRLGVPAED, from the exons ATGGCGGCGGGGCGTGTGGGGGCCGTGGCGGCGGCGCTGAGCGGGGCGGGCGCGCTGCGCTTCGGGCACTTCGTGCTGAAGAGCGGCCGCTCGTCCCCCGTGTACATCGACCTGCGCGGCCTCGTGTCCCACCCGAGCCTCCTCCGGCAG GTTGCAGGACTTCTTTTCCAAGCGGCCCAAGATGCGGGTGTGGAGTACGACTGCGTGTGCGGCGTTCCGTACACGGCGCTGCCGCTGGCCACCATCATCTGCTCGGAAAATCAGGTTCCCATGCTTATAcggaggaaggaaggaaaagactACG gtaCTAAGCGGATGGTAGAAGGCACCATTAATCCAGGAGAGACATGCCTGATCATTGAGGATGTGGTAACAAGTGGATCCAGTGTGCTGGAAACTGCAGAAGCTCTTCAGAAAGAAGGATTAAAAGTCACAGATGCCATAGTGCTGTTGgacagggagcagggtgggaaggcCAGGCTAGAGGAACATGGAATCCGCCTGCACTCTGTGTGCACCTTGTCTGAGGTGCTGGAgattctccagcagcagggaaaagtgGCTGCTGAGATGGTTGAAAAGGTGAAGAAGTTCATTGAGGGAAATGTGTTTGAGGCAGTGGTTCAGAATGGTGCTGCTCCTGTGAAGAGACTCTGCAAGGAGCTGAGCTTCAGCACTCGTGCCCAGCTGCCAGGGGTGCATCCTATTGCAGCCAGGCTTCTCATGCTCAtggaaaagaagcaaacaaactTGTGCCTTTCTGCTGATGTCACCAGccccaaggagctgctgcagctagCTGCCACACTGGGCCCCAGCATCTGTATCCTGAAGACTCATATAGACATCTTGAATGATTTCACCCAAGACGTAGTAAAGGAGTTGAGAACACTCGCAGATCAACATGAATTCTTGATTTTTGAAGACAGGAAATTTGCAGATATTGGAAACACAGTGAAACATCAGTATGAAG GTGGTGTGTTCAGAATCGCATCCTGGGCAGACATCATCAATGCCCACGTGGTTCCAGGCTCTGGAGTTGTGAAAGGTCTGAAGGAAGTAGGGCTTCCTCTCCATCGTGGCTGTCTCCTGGTGGCAGAGATGAGTTCCCAGGGGTCCCTTGCAACGGGTGAATACACAAAAGCTGCA GTACAGATGGCTGAAGACAACTCAGATTTCGTTTTTGGATTTATATGTGGATCTAGAGTTAGTAACAAACCAGAATTTCTCCACTTAACCCCCGGAGTGCAGCTGCAAACTGGag GTGATAACCTTGGGCAAAAGTACCTAAGCCCCAAGGAAGTTATTGGTGAAAGAGGCTCTGATATCATTATTGTGGGACGTGGCATCTTGGCAGCTTCAGACCGTCTCCAAGAAGCAGAGAAGTACAGGAAGGCAGCGTGGGAGAGCTACATGAGCAGGCTTGGTGTCCCTGCAGAAGATTGA